A portion of the Adhaeribacter radiodurans genome contains these proteins:
- a CDS encoding pyridoxamine 5'-phosphate oxidase family protein codes for MDSINQQQPEKNHQDLEGQSAGQKIKELAEKADTCFFCTKITTGLPLKVRPMSVRKVEENGNFYFLSASDSHKNADIKADSNVHLLFQGSTHSDYLSVFGTATISQDKAKIKELWNPILKTWFTEGQDDPRITVIKIQAHEGYYWDNKHGNTVAFAKILVGAVIGETLDDSIEGKLTI; via the coding sequence ATGGATAGTATCAACCAACAGCAACCCGAAAAAAACCACCAGGATTTAGAAGGCCAATCGGCTGGCCAAAAAATAAAGGAATTAGCCGAAAAAGCAGATACTTGCTTTTTCTGTACCAAAATAACTACGGGTTTACCGCTTAAAGTACGGCCTATGTCGGTGCGGAAAGTAGAAGAGAACGGCAACTTTTATTTTTTAAGCGCATCCGATAGCCATAAAAATGCCGATATTAAAGCGGATTCCAACGTGCATCTTCTGTTTCAGGGATCGACGCATAGCGATTATTTAAGTGTTTTCGGAACGGCCACCATTAGCCAGGATAAAGCTAAAATAAAAGAACTGTGGAATCCTATCTTAAAAACCTGGTTTACCGAAGGCCAGGACGACCCCAGAATTACGGTTATAAAAATACAAGCTCACGAAGGCTATTATTGGGATAACAAACACGGCAACACAGTAGCTTTTGCTAAAATTCTTGTGGGAGCAGTTATTGGCGAAACCCTCGATGATTCAATAGAAGGGAAACTGACAATATAA
- a CDS encoding SGNH/GDSL hydrolase family protein: MKKFFLLIFPLFFFSSFNTTKTLTWVAIGDSITYLNDHPDETGNRITKGYLTGVTEKLPELEYVNKGYNGWTAVRIAEEIEKLGLAKADVYSVFLGTNDWWQGKPIGTLADYQNNTGTNTFYGSYRIIINKLRELNKKAPIILITPMQRVDFVYINNMKNNAYGSYKDKNGQSLAAFAAAINAIGKLEKLSVVDLYNQSGITLETLVKFKRLKDPANGQYKNYSYPDFINVPFNPETDVYPYPPESVDNTYDGLHPSDKGYEVITNMVAQALKKELKIRKASKQAVLR, translated from the coding sequence ATGAAAAAATTTTTTCTTTTAATTTTTCCGCTTTTCTTCTTCAGCTCCTTTAATACTACTAAAACACTTACCTGGGTAGCTATTGGCGATTCTATTACGTACTTGAACGATCATCCCGATGAAACCGGTAATCGCATTACCAAAGGTTATCTTACCGGAGTAACCGAAAAGCTACCGGAATTAGAGTATGTAAATAAAGGCTATAATGGCTGGACAGCCGTACGCATTGCAGAGGAAATAGAGAAACTAGGATTGGCAAAGGCCGATGTATATTCCGTTTTTTTAGGCACTAACGATTGGTGGCAGGGTAAACCAATCGGCACACTGGCCGATTATCAGAACAACACGGGCACTAACACTTTTTATGGTTCTTACCGGATTATTATAAACAAGCTTCGCGAATTAAATAAGAAAGCCCCAATTATCTTGATTACGCCCATGCAGCGGGTTGATTTTGTGTACATCAACAATATGAAAAACAATGCCTATGGCTCTTATAAAGATAAAAACGGACAATCGCTGGCGGCTTTTGCCGCGGCCATAAACGCCATCGGGAAACTAGAAAAACTATCCGTAGTAGATTTATACAATCAAAGCGGTATAACCTTGGAAACTTTGGTAAAATTTAAACGGCTGAAAGATCCGGCAAACGGGCAATACAAAAATTATTCTTATCCGGATTTTATCAATGTTCCATTTAATCCCGAAACCGACGTATATCCTTATCCACCCGAATCTGTTGACAATACTTACGATGGACTGCACCCTTCAGATAAAGGCTACGAAGTAATTACCAATATGGTCGCGCAAGCTTTGAAAAAAGAATTAAAAATAAGGAAAGCCAGTAAGCAGGCAGTGCTTCGGTAA
- a CDS encoding TVP38/TMEM64 family protein — translation MKRLFFIFFFCCVLIIATFLMFEDLEHWMAANLHSEQSIATYILLSFSFMALDTILPVPSSLLMILNGKILGPFFGTLVSWCSSLLSSVFGFYLGRSANAYFDKFFSSQDKAFSNNLFQKFGNLAITISKALPILSEAISFVAGTTAIPFKTFLLYSALGHLVVSVIYAYLGSFYNAVNSGLVTIIIILSTVILGWLVQFVMKNKYKASNE, via the coding sequence ATGAAACGGCTCTTCTTTATATTTTTCTTTTGCTGCGTGCTTATTATTGCCACCTTTCTTATGTTCGAAGACCTGGAACATTGGATGGCTGCCAATTTGCATTCCGAACAATCTATTGCTACCTACATTTTGCTTAGTTTCAGTTTTATGGCCTTAGATACGATTTTACCTGTGCCATCCAGCTTGCTGATGATTTTGAACGGTAAAATTTTAGGCCCCTTCTTCGGTACGTTGGTGTCCTGGTGTTCGAGCCTTTTATCTTCGGTATTTGGGTTTTACCTGGGCCGGAGTGCTAATGCCTACTTCGATAAGTTTTTCTCTAGCCAGGATAAAGCATTTAGTAATAATTTGTTTCAAAAATTTGGGAATTTAGCAATCACTATTTCTAAAGCATTACCCATTCTTTCCGAAGCTATCTCTTTTGTGGCGGGTACCACGGCTATCCCCTTTAAAACCTTTTTACTATACTCGGCCTTGGGCCATTTAGTTGTTTCAGTGATTTATGCCTATCTGGGTAGCTTTTATAATGCTGTAAATTCGGGGTTAGTAACAATTATTATAATTCTGAGTACCGTAATTTTAGGTTGGCTGGTCCAATTTGTTATGAAGAATAAATATAAAGCTTCAAATGAATAG
- a CDS encoding ScyD/ScyE family protein, producing MKLKLTTLLFSLALLVVTGCREFYEYLDSVEPNPLKVKEYATKLNNPIGLALDAEQQLWVTEIGTGKGDGKVSVFKSDGKKYVVINGFPSFFGPGGPEEIVGLNHLLVKDGKVYILHTNGILYIADISSYKIGSTPLKAQSLQKQNIGKFVLNYPFKVKPDESNPYNLTVGPEDNLYITDAGANAVIRRTPAGKLDVFVTFDDIKNPTKLGPPTIDPVPTSIAFNKQHFYVTTLTGFPFPTGKARIYSVDLSGKVSIYQEGFTAITDMTFDPTYNPVVVEHGQLGEQGFTPNTGRIVVAADNGQAKFGPALNQPTAIVRSGPLTYYVNSLPDGKIFKVTNE from the coding sequence AAAGTTAAGGAGTATGCTACCAAGCTGAATAACCCTATTGGTTTAGCCCTTGACGCCGAACAACAATTATGGGTTACAGAAATTGGCACCGGCAAAGGTGATGGAAAAGTATCCGTATTTAAGTCCGATGGTAAAAAATACGTTGTTATTAATGGTTTTCCTTCCTTTTTTGGCCCTGGAGGTCCTGAGGAGATTGTTGGCTTAAACCACCTGTTAGTAAAAGATGGTAAAGTTTATATTTTGCATACCAATGGCATATTATACATAGCAGATATAAGTTCTTATAAAATTGGAAGTACTCCTTTAAAAGCCCAATCGCTTCAAAAGCAAAATATTGGCAAATTTGTTTTAAATTATCCGTTTAAAGTGAAGCCCGATGAATCAAACCCCTATAATTTAACGGTAGGTCCGGAAGACAACCTTTACATTACCGATGCCGGAGCCAATGCTGTTATTCGCCGGACACCTGCCGGAAAATTAGATGTATTTGTCACCTTCGACGATATTAAAAATCCGACTAAATTAGGCCCGCCAACTATAGACCCCGTACCTACCAGTATTGCTTTCAACAAACAACATTTTTATGTTACTACTTTAACTGGTTTTCCATTCCCAACCGGAAAAGCCCGGATTTATTCTGTAGACCTATCTGGTAAGGTTTCAATATACCAAGAAGGGTTTACTGCTATAACCGATATGACGTTTGATCCGACTTATAACCCCGTAGTAGTAGAACACGGTCAATTGGGCGAACAAGGATTTACCCCTAATACAGGTAGAATAGTTGTTGCCGCCGATAATGGACAAGCTAAATTTGGACCAGCATTAAACCAGCCAACTGCTATTGTAAGAAGTGGCCCCTTAACTTATTACGTAAATAGTTTACCAGACGGTAAAATATTTAAAGTAACCAATGAATAG